One window of the Rhipicephalus sanguineus isolate Rsan-2018 chromosome 4, BIME_Rsan_1.4, whole genome shotgun sequence genome contains the following:
- the LOC119391079 gene encoding uncharacterized protein LOC119391079 yields MACRPITDNQEKWTSQTKSLNPFFGKEHIYRYIESKGAQKHRDAGIRLFTSGHLQKLQFLEGSGAETVVRAEVLASMTTRTLYKASIKLYKCDGEVVSGSCTCVAGKGAVCKHICCVLYGLMYIAQHDLASVPDSLSCTETERQWYHPRDPRKVTEDFENVVFSKDTCDRISCAPERHQKRIQYSSLKADRKVMKTPSLINLHGNLKKCGLDCFADILEANDFLPVRIAETANCAEEDKGMPKRWLDAVKAGSAVQYTVNDVNAVENATRLQSGSPMWHHYRKGIITASSAHRVYTWVNSTCKRKMGPHDVRSLLSTIMGKKVRATYAMKRGLLCEDSARKAFLEKNKQHVDIDVRQCGLFLCRNHPFLGASPDGIATCSCCAPRLLEIKSPMRIDAFCKNELRGGCLKASSRYFTQVQTQMGVTGLKSCVLFVYSEEKCVQVPVLFDEAFFTELVKCCKFFADQYLVPYFSGNWQLS; encoded by the exons ATGGCATGTAGACCTATAACCGACAACCAGGAAAAGTGGACCAGTCAGACAAAGTCACTGAACCCATTCTTTGGAAAAGAACACATCTATAG GTACATAGAAAGCAAAGGTGCTCAAAAACATCGAGATGCTGGGATACGCCTCTTCACTTCAGGACATTtgcagaagctgcagtttttggaaggCAGTGGTGCAGAGACCGTTGTACGTGCAGAAGTGCTAGCTTCCATGACTACTAGGACCCTGTACAAGGCATCCATCAAGTTGTATAAATGTGATGGTGAGGTAGTTTCGGGGAGCTGCACCTGCGTTGCAGGCAAAGGTGCAGTGTGCAAGCACATCTGCTGTGTCTTGTATGGTTTAATGTACATTGCACAGCATGATCTGGCATCTGTGCCAGACTCTCTCTCGTgcacagagacagaaagacagtggTACCACCCCAGAGACCCCAGGAAGGTCACGGAAGATTTTGAGAATGTAGTCTTTTCCAAGGACACCTGCGACAGGATCAGCTGTGCACCAGAACGACACCAAAAACGAATTCAGTATTCATCTTTGAAAGCAGACAGAAAGGTGATGAAAACACCCAGCCTGATAAACTTGCATGGCAATCTTAAGAAATGCGGCCTCGACTGCTTTGCCGACATTCTCGAGGCAAACGACTTCTTGCCCGTGAGAATTGCAGAAACAGCAAATTGTGCTGAAGAAGACAAAGGAATGCCGAAACGATGGCTTGATGCTGTAAAAGCTGGAAGTGCAGTCCAGTACACAGTTAATGACGTGAATGCTGTGGAGAATGCCACAAGGCTCCAGAGTGGATCACCCATGTGGCATCATTACCGGAAAGGAATTATAACTGCATCATCGGCGCATAGAGTGTACACATGGGTGAATAGTACGTGCAAAAGAAAGATGGGGCCCCATGATGTGCGCTCTCTGCTAAGCACTATCATGGGTAAGAAAGTGCGTGCTACTTATGCCATGAAGCGGGGCCTTTTATGCGAAGACAGCGCAAGGAAGGCCTTccttgaaaaaaataaacagcacgTGGACATCGACGTGAGGCAGTGTGGTCTTTTTTTATGCCGCAACCATCCTTTCCTTGGGGCAAGCCCAGACGGAATCGCTACATGCAGTTGTTGTGCACCACGCCTTTTGGAGATCAAAAGCCCCATGAGAATTGATGCATTTTGCAAGAATGAACTGCGTGGTGGATGCCTCAAAGCCAGCAGCAGGTATTTTACCCAGGTGCAGACACAAATGGGGGTTACCGGTCTGAAGAGTTGTGTCCTCTTCGTGTACAGTGAAGAAAAGTGTGTGCAAGTTCCTGTACTTTTTGATGAGGCATTCTTCACTGAGCTGGTGAAGTGCTGCAAGTTTTTTGCTGACCAGTACCTGGTGCCTTATTTCTCTGGAAATTGGCAGCTTTCTTAA